From the Archangium lipolyticum genome, the window GGCAAGGACGATCCCATCATCCACTTCGGCTCCGTGGTGAGGCCCAGCTCGCTCACGGGCGCCTCCTTCTACGAGATGCTTCAGGCACGGCACGTCGGCCACGTCGCCGTCTGGGACGAGGGCGGGCACGTGGAGCCCGATCCGTGGCTGGGCCCGCGCTGGTGGGACAACGGCTGGAGCCCCCTCACGGACGCCGACACCTTCCTCCGGAGGAACCTGGCCTTCCCCGCCTTCAGCCACTCCTCGTGGGACGGGAACCCGGGCAGCGGTGGCAACTGGAGCCAGCCCTGGCGCAACGACTCCGGCTACGCGGGAGACCCGAAGGTGCCCGGCGACACGGGCTGGGATGGAGACGTGGCGGGAATGCTCAACCGCGCGCTGCGCTGGGACAGCAAGCGGCTGGTGGACACGCACGCGCGCTTCGAGCTGCCGCTGCGCGCGGCGGTGGGCCCCGGCGTCTCCGACAAGCCCGTGGTGGACGTGACGCCCCGGCGCGCGCAGCGCTTCCGGTGCCTGCCGGGCGAGCGCATCCACTGGAGCTTCGGCGGGGCCAGCGGCACCGTCACCGCGGGCCCGGACGGCAGCGTCACCGTGCCCCGCCTCCGGCTCGGCGCCAGCTGGACGCCGCTGGTGCTCGAGCGCGCGCGCGAGCACGATCGCAGCTGAGGGTGCTCGCGCGGGCCCGGGCTACCGCGGGCGCAGCAGGAGGAAGCCCTCGTCCAGGTGCTCCACCTCGCCGCGCCGCTCCGCGTTCGCCACCATCTCCCGCATCTCCTCGCGGGGGAACGGGTAGGTGTCCAGCTCCGGGTTGATCAGCACCACCGCGCCCGGCCGCGTGAAGCTCTCGTGCACGACGAGCGGCAGCGGGTAGAGCCGATAGGGCAGGTGCGGAAAGAGCACGGTCTGCGCGTAGAACACCTCGGGCGCCTCCGCCCCCAGCTTCGCGGCCGCGCTCTCCAGCGCGCTCAGCTCCCGTGTCCGGGGCGGACCGAAGCGCACGTACGCGCCGCCCCACAAGGGAAAGGACAGCAGGGCCACCGCGCACAGCACCAGCCTGCGCGGGGCCGGCAGCCACCGCTCCAGGTTGCGGTACGCCTCCAGCAGCCCCCAGAAGAAGAAGGGCAGGAGCGTCACGGGGTAGTACGTCCGGAACTCGTGCATCTGGTGGTACGACGCGCTCCCCAGGATGAAGAGCGTGGGCAGCATCGCCACCAGCGGCTGGCGCGAGAACAGCGGCAGCAGCAGCGCCGGGATGAACATGCGGTACCAGCCGGAGGTGAAGACGTCGCGCATCACCTGCCACGGCGAGCGGAGCATGTTGAGGACGATCTCCGGCAGCGAGTTGCCGTACTGCCCCCAGAAGCCGAGGTAGCCCGGCCGCAACTTGCCCGTCTGCCCGAGCGCCCACGGCTGGACGATGCGCGTGTTGACGATGAACAGCACCACGCTCACGGCCAGCACCGCGAGCGCCGGGCGCCACCGCTTCCGGTCGAACACCAGCGTCCCCAACGCGAGCGCGGAGGCATGGAAGGAGGCGTCCTCCTTGATACCGAGGAAGCCCACCAGGGCCGGAATCCATACCGCGGGCCGCTGCTCCACCCAGCCCAGCGCCAGGGTGAGGCCGAACACCGGATAGAAGACCTCGGGGCGGAAGCCACCGTCGAGCAGCACGCCCACCCACGGGCTGGTGAGGAAGGCCAGGCCGGCGAGCAGGGCGATGGCCTCGCTGCCCACCAGCCGCATCGCGAGCCGCCACAGGGGGATGAGCGAGGCCCACACCACGAA encodes:
- a CDS encoding DUF2079 domain-containing protein; its protein translation is MTSEAAARASRILTGFAAAMCAVFLASGPLSTVNPQLGAPRNWQYLLYPLFLGLLAGYRALGGLAEARLSRAWRNALLASALVWCLVCQVWKYRSFAINGVDFSIFDWMLFSTNHGRFMYSPIYDVNHFGVHPSYVLLPFVPLHRLWESALLLCITTAFVVWASLIPLWRLAMRLVGSEAIALLAGLAFLTSPWVGVLLDGGFRPEVFYPVFGLTLALGWVEQRPAVWIPALVGFLGIKEDASFHASALALGTLVFDRKRWRPALAVLAVSVVLFIVNTRIVQPWALGQTGKLRPGYLGFWGQYGNSLPEIVLNMLRSPWQVMRDVFTSGWYRMFIPALLLPLFSRQPLVAMLPTLFILGSASYHQMHEFRTYYPVTLLPFFFWGLLEAYRNLERWLPAPRRLVLCAVALLSFPLWGGAYVRFGPPRTRELSALESAAAKLGAEAPEVFYAQTVLFPHLPYRLYPLPLVVHESFTRPGAVVLINPELDTYPFPREEMREMVANAERRGEVEHLDEGFLLLRPR